The following proteins come from a genomic window of Crassostrea angulata isolate pt1a10 chromosome 1, ASM2561291v2, whole genome shotgun sequence:
- the LOC128173160 gene encoding uncharacterized protein LOC128173160, which translates to MSASRLARNVTEDYLTCTICLQRFREPRTLPCEHTFCLSCLASHIRTSSDVSVFVCPVDKKEIQTNKADDPWARARAFPVDGLAEALIRAVEEDTRQSNVGEDGEGLDFFCFGCQEMTSAENAVENHRKPSCDCVNLQKAYQRVMPVLISYSRDLEKIYIKSEKIRRIFQSGSGISESRQEVLSEMGAFEASLDDFYAACKADLGALKSKVAEVEVVNDTESDNVLHDEIAKRYLVFNKNFDDENIPNLLTEFVSVNRKKQELKKFEESLETKPQKFPLDFIPNKQLLGMIRSKERCGVLQRASNLQFRGQQTANDEESNYYDVVMTDKYIVTCDGESGAVQRFLLDGSYVDSMKVENICRMTAVSDDEIAATRLFKRKIAYISLGKKIHIRDQIRTKKSYIGICLLSNGNFCVSFYDGEEPPGIEIISDDGKVLKTILGHRNPAGSAPLFLIPMFLASTASDKIIVCDFTDSNHVICFDDNLDLVWYQSFPSMPCCVTSDNDSTLYVSFPDANEVHALHEEDGKKMRTVVRKSEGVKRPYAITVNSDTLVITEDETDKIHLIKV; encoded by the coding sequence ATGTCCGCCAGCCGTCTTGCCCGTAACGTGACGGAGGACTACCTAACCTGCACGATTTGCCTACAGCGTTTCCGGGAACCCCGGACCTTACCATGTGAGCATACATTTTGTCTGTCTTGTCTAGCGAGCCACATCAGAACCTCCTCCGACGTCAGTGTGTTTGTGTGTCCAGTTGACAAAAAGGAAATCCAAACTAATAAAGCAGACGACCCTTGGGCGCGCGCGCGAGCGTTCCCCGTCGACGGCCTGGCCGAGGCGCTGATCAGGGCGGTAGAGGAGGACACGAGACAGTCCAATGTGGGTGAGGATGGGGAGGGACTGGATTTCTTCTGCTTCGGATGTCAGGAAATGACAAGTGCTGAGAACGCGGTAGAAAACCACCGGAAGCCGAGCTGCGACTGCGTCAATCTCCAGAAGGCTTATCAACGTGTGATGCCCGTCTTGATCAGCTACAGCAGAGATCTAGAAAAGATTTATATCAAGTCAGAGAAAATTAGACGTATCTTCCAGAGTGGAAGCGGAATTTCTGAGTCTAGGCAAGAAGTACTGAGCGAAATGGGCGCATTTGAAGCCAGTTTGGACGATTTTTATGCTGCGTGCAAAGCAGATCTTGGTGCATTGAAATCCAAAGTGGCAGAAGTTGAAGTGGTAAATGACACGGAAAGTGATAATGTGCTTCATGATGAAATAGCTAAAAGATATTTGgtattcaataaaaattttgatgaCGAAAATATCCCCAATCTATTAACAGAATTCGTTTCAGTCAACAGAAAGAAACAAGAATTAAAGAAATTCGAAGAATCTTTGGAAACCAAACCTCAGAAGTTTCCCTTAGATTTTATACCGAACAAGCAGTTGTTAGGCATGATACGCAGCAAGGAACGATGTGGAGTTCTACAGAGGGCATCCAATTTACAGTTCAGAGGTCAACAAACAGCAAACGACGAGGAAAGCAATTATTATGACGTAGTGATGACGGACAAGTACATCGTGACGTGTGACGGAGAGAGCGGGGCCGTTCAACGCTTCCTGCTGGATGGTTCTTACGTCGATTCAATGAAAGTAGAAAATATCTGTCGAATGACGGCCGTGTCAGACGATGAAATAGCGGCCACCCGCTTATTCAAACGTAAAATTGCCTACATCTCACTTGGAAAGAAAATACACATCAGAGACCAAATCAGGACAAAGAAGTCGTACATTGGAATTTGTCTGTTGTCAAATGGAAATTTCTGCGTCTCTTTTTATGACGGCGAGGAACCGCCGGGAATCGAGATCATATCGGACGACGGGAAAGTTTTGAAAACGATTCTTGGCCATCGAAATCCCGCTGGATCCGCCCCTTTGTTTCTTATTCCGATGTTCCTAGCGTCCACGGCTAGCGACAAGATAATCGTCTGCGACTTCACCGACTCTAATCATGTCATTTGCTTTGATGACAACCTCGACCTTGTCTGGTACCAAAGTTTTCCCAGCATGCCGTGTTGCGTGACGTCAGATAACGACAGTACGCTTTACGTATCTTTTCCGGACGCAAACGAGGTTCACGCTTTGCACGAGGAGGATGGGAAGAAGATGAGGACGGTGGTGAGGAAGAGTGAAGGTGTTAAGCGGCCCTACGCTATCACGGTCAACAGCGACACGCTTGTGATCACTGAAGACGAGACAGACAAAATACACTTGATCAAGGTGTGA
- the LOC128173185 gene encoding nascent polypeptide-associated complex subunit alpha-like, producing the protein MPTEAVEKPVEDTKPEDASGSGTESDSDDDVPELEDGDLQQQSQVAAAAGIPEELVSKAKQSRSEKKARKAMSKLGLKQIQGVTRVTIRKSKNILFVINRPDVYKSPASDTYIVFGEAKIEDLSQQAQMAAAEKFKTPENPAGLGGEVSSTVSQPIPEESEDEGEVDETGVESKDIELVMSQANVSRSKAVKALRNNSNDIVNAIMELTM; encoded by the exons ATGCCAACTGAAGCAGTAGAGAAACCTGTAGAAGACACCAAGCCTGAAGATGCTTCAGGATCTGGGACAGAGTCAGACAGTGACGACGATGTCCCTGAACTGGAGGACGGTGACCTTCAGCAACAGAGCCAG GTAGCTGCTGCTGCAGGTATCCCCGAGGAACTCGTTAGTAAAGCTAAGCAGAGCCGTAGTGAAAAGAAGGCCAGGAAAGCCATGTCTAAGCTTG GTCTGAAACAAATTCAAGGTGTAACACGAGTAACAATCAGGAAAtccaaaaacattttatttgtgaTCAATCGTCCTGATGTCTACAAAAGTCCTGCTTCAGACACATACATCGTGTTTGGTGAGGCCAAG ATCGAAGATCTGAGTCAACAAGCCCAGATGGCAGCTGCTGAGAAATTCAAGACCCCCGAGAACCCCGCTGGTTTGGGAGGAGAAGTCTCCAGCACCGTGTCCCAACCCATCCCAGAGGAATCAGAGGATGAGGGAGAG GTGGATGAGACAGGAGTTGAGAGCAAAGACATTGAACTGGTCATGTCACAGGCAAACGTGTCCCGGTCAAAGGCCGTCAAAGCACTTCGGAACAATAGTAACGACATTGTCAATGCTATTAtg GAGCTGACCATGTAG
- the LOC128173142 gene encoding annexin A6-like isoform X1 — translation MPSAGAVCPPLIVPVRRQIPGLATNKIDTTTLIEITTETPDCKIYFTSDGSKPTPFQRKIGGREVTFKYTAPFTLKAGKRTLKAVAVTRDGVRESDVMSKQFMVEEAGRATLTDTSTDCYSTEEYTSFFETSDIDTDTTFKSSSSASTLKNKRKPKKSKSPSRAKSPLRSSLRSSLRTSQNRVPKEAWASSQNYDDLGAEDGRHSPPQPPMPEGPFNPTNYSGTQINVWGAPPGSWPGMNANNGAVTFGVPVQNNPYPSQTGFLTENMINNCNPESRHVTVGDIRQMMNKRPKAIEEPPREPPKAIELPPAPKEPELQAVSPGNGDFKGNIRHIYAHMLEFAKDNRDFRLRVAEPKIGRMHEAKLEDEGDCYRVTLVMGKPGVPRGSLRKPPKVETKPKKPPTSQSFAEKKKTPPKSDPYFAMETEDLPVEGTVKPYDKFNAEQDAEVLRGAMKGLGTDEDAITNILAYRSNPQRQEIRKAFKTMFGKDLIEELKSELSGHYLDACKGLLMAPVEFDAYQLRKAIKGLGTDEDVLIEILCTRSNAQIKEIIKTYKTLFNKDLEKDIIGDTSGHLKRLLVSLVQASRSDSKEVDRNKAKQDAKALLDAGEGKWGTDESRFNVILASRSYPQLRATFDEYEKISKKKMEEALKSEMSGDLLRGMLTIVRCVRNKAAHFAYQLQKTMKGMGTDDDTLVRVMVSRCEIDMVQIKEEFQKMTGQTLEQYIADDISGDYRNVILALVVGGPPPNNASKSGKGFVEAVKNKTEEELDEEVRMESEDVKEDPTVKPAENFNAESDAEALRKAMKGFGTDEQTIIDILGYRSNAQRLEIVKTYKTMFGKDLIKDLEGELSGGLKVLCRGLCMSPEHFDAMCLNKAIKGLGTDEQVLVEVICTRTNEQIRKFKETYKKLYGKELEEDVAGDTSGHFKRLLIGLLQADRDESKEFDRNKAKQDAQAIFEAGEKKLGTDESRFNVILVSRGYAQLRATFQEYAKLANKDIEDSLKSEMSGDLLQGMLAIVRCIRGKASHFAKELYKSMKGLGTDDDRLCRVIVSRCEVDMVQIKEEFQKQYKQTLAMFIADDISGDYKNLCLALIGESAPKAEKKEKKGQWGVGTISIGVIEQV, via the exons ATGCCCAGTGCTGGGGCGGTTTGTCCTCCACTGATTGTGCCGGTCAGGCGACAAATTCCAGGCCTCGCCACCAACAAGATAGACACCACCACACTAATAGAAATCACCACAG aaacacCTGACtgcaaaatatatttcacaTCAGATGGGTCAAAACCAACTCCTTTCCAAAGGAAAATTGGAGGACGTGAAGTGACCTTTAAATATACAGCTCCTTTCACTCTAAAAGCAGGGAAACGCACACTCAAAGCTGTTGCTGTAACTAG GGATGGAGTCCGCGAGAGTGATGTCATGTCTAAACAGTTTATGGTGGAGGAGGCAGGCCGGGCCACCTTGACCGATACCTCCACAGACTGTTACTCCACCGAGGAATACACCAGCTTCTTTGAGACCTCGGACATAGACACAGACACCACCTTCAAATCATCCTCCAGTGCCTCCACCCTCAAAAATAAAAGGAAACCGAAAAAG AGCAAATCTCCAAGCAGGGCTAAGTCTCCTCTCCGGTCCTCACTGCGCTCCTCATTGAGGACATCACAAAACAGGGTCCCAAAGGAGGCATGGGCCAGCAGCCAGAACTACGATGACCTCGGTGCAGAAGATGGACGTCACA GTCCTCCACAGCCCCCAATGCCGGAGGGACCCTTCAACCCAACCAACTACTCTGGTACACAGATTAATGTGTGGGGAGCCCCTCCAGGCTCCTGGCCAGGGATGAACGCTAACAACGGGGCGGTCACTTTCGGAGTCCCTGTGCAAAACAACCCCTACCCCTCCCAGACTGGCTTCCTCACGGAGAACATGATCAAT AACTGTAACCCAGAGAGCCGCCACGTGACTGTGGGAGACATAAGGCAGATGATGAACAAACGACCCAAGGCCATAGAGGAGCCACCAAGGGAGCCACCAAAAGCCATCGAGCTCCCCCCAGCCCCAAAGGAGCCAGAACTACAAGCAGTTAGCCCAGGAAATG GGGACTTCAAAGGCAACATCAGACACATATATGCCCACATGTTGGAGTTTGCAAAGGATAACAGAGATTTTCGATTAAGAGTCGCAGAACCAAAAATTGGAAGA atgcaTGAAGCCAAATTGGAAGACGAAGGAGATTGTTACAGAGTAACATTAGTGATGGGAAAACCTGGCGTTCCAA GAGGATCACTACGCAAACCTCCCAAAGTAGAAACCAAACCCAAGAAGCCCCCAACATCCCAATCCTTTGCTGAAAAGAAAAAGACTCCTCCCAAATCTGACCCTTATTTTGCAATGGAAACAGAAGATCTTCCG GTTGAAGGGACAGTGAAACCTTATGACAAATTCAATGCTGAACAAGATGCAGAAGTCTTAAGGGGAGCAATGAAAGGTCTAG GTACGGATGAAGATGCCATTACAAACATTCTAGCCTACCGCTCCAATCCCCAGAGGCAGGAGATAAGGAAGGCATTTAAAACCATGTTTGGAAAG GACCTGATAGAAGAGCTGAAGAGTGAGCTGAGCGGCCATTACCTCGACGCCTGTAAAGGGTTACTGATGGCTCCTGTTGAGTTTGATGCATACCAACTTCGTAAAGCCATTAAG GGTCTAGGCACAGATGAGGATGTGTTGATTGAGATCCTGTGTACCAGGTCCAATGCCCAGATCAAAGAAAtcattaaaacatataaaacat TGTTTAACAAGGACCTGGAGAAAGATATTATAGGCGACACATCAGGACATCTGAAGCGGTTACTGGTGTCCTTAGTGCAAGCTAGCCGAAGCGACAGCAAGGAGGTGGACCGTAACAAGGCCAAACAAGACGCCAAGGCCTTACTGGATGCCGGGGAGGGGAAATGGGGCACTGACGAGTCACGGTTTAACGTCATTCTCGCTTCACGCAGCTATCCACAGCTTCGAGCAACGTTTGACGAGTatgagaaaatttcaaaaaagaagATGGAGGAAGCCTTGAAAAGCGAGATGTCAGGAGATCTACTGAGAGGAATGCTGACTATCG TCCGATGTGTGAGGAACAAGGCAGCCCACTTTGCGTACCAGCTCCAGAAGACGATGAAGGGGATGGGCACTGACGACGATACACTGGTGAGGGTGATGGTGTCGCGgtgtgaaattgacatggttcaGATCAAGGAGGAGTTCCAGAAGATGACTGGCCAAACGCTGGAACAGTATATTGCT GATGACATCTCTGGTGATTACAGGAACGTTATTCTTGCTCTGGTGGTGGGAGGACCACCCCCAAATAATGCCTCCAAAT CTGGTAAAGGTTTTGTGGAAGctgtgaaaaataaaacagaggAGGAACTGGATGAAGAAGTCCGGATGGAATCAGAAGATGTCAAG GAGGATCCTACTGTGAAGCCTGCGGAGAATTTCAATGCGGAGAGTGATGCTGAGGCGTTAAGGAAAGCAATGAAAGGATTCG GAACTGATGAGCAAACCATCATAGATATTCTTGGATACAGATCAAATGCACAGAGGCTTGAAATTGTCAAAACATACAAAACTATGTTTGGAAAG GACCTGATCAAGGACCTGGAGGGGGAGCTGAGTGGGGGGCTGAAGGTTCTGTGTCGCGGTCTCTGTATGAGTCCTGAACACTTTGATGCCATGTGTCTCAACAAAGCCATCAAG gGCTTGGGAACAGATGAACAGGTGCTTGTTGAGGTCATTTGTACAAGAACAAATGAACAGATCCGAAAGTTCAAGGAAACATACAAAAAAT TGTATGGTAAGGAGCTGGAGGAGGATGTAGCGGGGGACACCTCTGGTCACTTCAAACGTCTGCTGATTGGTCTCCTTCAAGCCGACAGAGATGAGAGCAAAGAATTTgacagaaacaaagcaaaacaaGATGCCCAGGCAATCTTTGAGGCCGGAGAAAAGAAGTTGGGAACTGATGAGTCACGATTCAATGTCATCCTGGTCTCAAGGGGCTATGCTCAGCTACGAGCCACATTCCAAGAGTATGCTAAGCTGGCCAACAAAGACATTGAGGACTCGCTAAAGAGCGAGATGTCAGGGGACCTGCTACAGGGAATGCTGGCCATTG ttcgcTGTATTCGGGGCAAGGCCTCCCACTTTGCAAAAGAACTGTACAAATCAATGAAGGGTCTCGGAACGGACGACGATCGTCTCTGTCGGGTCATCGTCTCTCGATGTGAAGTGGACATGGTGCAGATTAAGGAAGAATTCCAGAAACAATACAAGCAGACGCTGGCCATGTTTATTGCT GATGACATCTCTGGGGATTACAAGAATCTATGCTTAGCCCTGATTGGAGAATCTGCTCCCAAGGCAGAAAAGAAGGAGAAGAAAGGTCAGTGGGGAGTAGGGACCATCAGCATCGGTGTGATAGAACAAGTGTAG
- the LOC128173142 gene encoding annexin A6-like isoform X2, with product MPSAGAVCPPLIVPVRRQIPGLATNKIDTTTLIEITTETPDCKIYFTSDGSKPTPFQRKIGGREVTFKYTAPFTLKAGKRTLKAVAVTRDGVRESDVMSKQFMVEEAGRATLTDTSTDCYSTEEYTSFFETSDIDTDTTFKSSSSASTLKNKRKPKKSKSPSRAKSPLRSSLRSSLRTSQNRVPKEAWASSQNYDDLGAEDGRHSPPQPPMPEGPFNPTNYSGTQINVWGAPPGSWPGMNANNGAVTFGVPVQNNPYPSQTGFLTENMINNCNPESRHVTVGDIRQMMNKRPKAIEEPPREPPKAIELPPAPKEPELQAVSPGNGDFKGNIRHIYAHMLEFAKDNRDFRLRVAEPKIGRMHEAKLEDEGDCYRVTLVMGKPGVPRGSLRKPPKVETKPKKPPTSQSFAEKKKTPPKSDPYFAMETEDLPVEGTVKPYDKFNAEQDAEVLRGAMKGLGTDEDAITNILAYRSNPQRQEIRKAFKTMFGKDLIEELKSELSGHYLDACKGLLMAPVEFDAYQLRKAIKGLGTDEDVLIEILCTRSNAQIKEIIKTYKTLFNKDLEKDIIGDTSGHLKRLLVSLVQASRSDSKEVDRNKAKQDAKALLDAGEGKWGTDESRFNVILASRSYPQLRATFDEYEKISKKKMEEALKSEMSGDLLRGMLTIVRCVRNKAAHFAYQLQKTMKGMGTDDDTLVRVMVSRCEIDMVQIKEEFQKMTGQTLEQYIADDISGDYRNVILALVVGGPPPNNASKSGKGFVEAVKNKTEEELDEEVRMESEDVKEDPTVKPAENFNAESDAEALRKAMKGFGTDEQTIIDILGYRSNAQRLEIVKTYKTMFGKDLIKDLEGELSGGLKVLCRGLCMSPEHFDAMCLNKAIKGLGTDEQVLVEVICTRTNEQIRKFKETYKKLYGKELEEDVAGDTSGHFKRLLIGLLQADRDESKEFDRNKAKQDAQAIFEAGEKKLGTDESRFNVILVSRGYAQLRATFQEYAKLANKDIEDSLKSEMSGDLLQGMLAIVRCIRGKASHFAKELYKSMKGLGTDDDRLCRVIVSRCEVDMVQIKEEFQKQYKQTLAMFIADDISGDYKNLCLALIGESAPKAEKKEKKGWFS from the exons ATGCCCAGTGCTGGGGCGGTTTGTCCTCCACTGATTGTGCCGGTCAGGCGACAAATTCCAGGCCTCGCCACCAACAAGATAGACACCACCACACTAATAGAAATCACCACAG aaacacCTGACtgcaaaatatatttcacaTCAGATGGGTCAAAACCAACTCCTTTCCAAAGGAAAATTGGAGGACGTGAAGTGACCTTTAAATATACAGCTCCTTTCACTCTAAAAGCAGGGAAACGCACACTCAAAGCTGTTGCTGTAACTAG GGATGGAGTCCGCGAGAGTGATGTCATGTCTAAACAGTTTATGGTGGAGGAGGCAGGCCGGGCCACCTTGACCGATACCTCCACAGACTGTTACTCCACCGAGGAATACACCAGCTTCTTTGAGACCTCGGACATAGACACAGACACCACCTTCAAATCATCCTCCAGTGCCTCCACCCTCAAAAATAAAAGGAAACCGAAAAAG AGCAAATCTCCAAGCAGGGCTAAGTCTCCTCTCCGGTCCTCACTGCGCTCCTCATTGAGGACATCACAAAACAGGGTCCCAAAGGAGGCATGGGCCAGCAGCCAGAACTACGATGACCTCGGTGCAGAAGATGGACGTCACA GTCCTCCACAGCCCCCAATGCCGGAGGGACCCTTCAACCCAACCAACTACTCTGGTACACAGATTAATGTGTGGGGAGCCCCTCCAGGCTCCTGGCCAGGGATGAACGCTAACAACGGGGCGGTCACTTTCGGAGTCCCTGTGCAAAACAACCCCTACCCCTCCCAGACTGGCTTCCTCACGGAGAACATGATCAAT AACTGTAACCCAGAGAGCCGCCACGTGACTGTGGGAGACATAAGGCAGATGATGAACAAACGACCCAAGGCCATAGAGGAGCCACCAAGGGAGCCACCAAAAGCCATCGAGCTCCCCCCAGCCCCAAAGGAGCCAGAACTACAAGCAGTTAGCCCAGGAAATG GGGACTTCAAAGGCAACATCAGACACATATATGCCCACATGTTGGAGTTTGCAAAGGATAACAGAGATTTTCGATTAAGAGTCGCAGAACCAAAAATTGGAAGA atgcaTGAAGCCAAATTGGAAGACGAAGGAGATTGTTACAGAGTAACATTAGTGATGGGAAAACCTGGCGTTCCAA GAGGATCACTACGCAAACCTCCCAAAGTAGAAACCAAACCCAAGAAGCCCCCAACATCCCAATCCTTTGCTGAAAAGAAAAAGACTCCTCCCAAATCTGACCCTTATTTTGCAATGGAAACAGAAGATCTTCCG GTTGAAGGGACAGTGAAACCTTATGACAAATTCAATGCTGAACAAGATGCAGAAGTCTTAAGGGGAGCAATGAAAGGTCTAG GTACGGATGAAGATGCCATTACAAACATTCTAGCCTACCGCTCCAATCCCCAGAGGCAGGAGATAAGGAAGGCATTTAAAACCATGTTTGGAAAG GACCTGATAGAAGAGCTGAAGAGTGAGCTGAGCGGCCATTACCTCGACGCCTGTAAAGGGTTACTGATGGCTCCTGTTGAGTTTGATGCATACCAACTTCGTAAAGCCATTAAG GGTCTAGGCACAGATGAGGATGTGTTGATTGAGATCCTGTGTACCAGGTCCAATGCCCAGATCAAAGAAAtcattaaaacatataaaacat TGTTTAACAAGGACCTGGAGAAAGATATTATAGGCGACACATCAGGACATCTGAAGCGGTTACTGGTGTCCTTAGTGCAAGCTAGCCGAAGCGACAGCAAGGAGGTGGACCGTAACAAGGCCAAACAAGACGCCAAGGCCTTACTGGATGCCGGGGAGGGGAAATGGGGCACTGACGAGTCACGGTTTAACGTCATTCTCGCTTCACGCAGCTATCCACAGCTTCGAGCAACGTTTGACGAGTatgagaaaatttcaaaaaagaagATGGAGGAAGCCTTGAAAAGCGAGATGTCAGGAGATCTACTGAGAGGAATGCTGACTATCG TCCGATGTGTGAGGAACAAGGCAGCCCACTTTGCGTACCAGCTCCAGAAGACGATGAAGGGGATGGGCACTGACGACGATACACTGGTGAGGGTGATGGTGTCGCGgtgtgaaattgacatggttcaGATCAAGGAGGAGTTCCAGAAGATGACTGGCCAAACGCTGGAACAGTATATTGCT GATGACATCTCTGGTGATTACAGGAACGTTATTCTTGCTCTGGTGGTGGGAGGACCACCCCCAAATAATGCCTCCAAAT CTGGTAAAGGTTTTGTGGAAGctgtgaaaaataaaacagaggAGGAACTGGATGAAGAAGTCCGGATGGAATCAGAAGATGTCAAG GAGGATCCTACTGTGAAGCCTGCGGAGAATTTCAATGCGGAGAGTGATGCTGAGGCGTTAAGGAAAGCAATGAAAGGATTCG GAACTGATGAGCAAACCATCATAGATATTCTTGGATACAGATCAAATGCACAGAGGCTTGAAATTGTCAAAACATACAAAACTATGTTTGGAAAG GACCTGATCAAGGACCTGGAGGGGGAGCTGAGTGGGGGGCTGAAGGTTCTGTGTCGCGGTCTCTGTATGAGTCCTGAACACTTTGATGCCATGTGTCTCAACAAAGCCATCAAG gGCTTGGGAACAGATGAACAGGTGCTTGTTGAGGTCATTTGTACAAGAACAAATGAACAGATCCGAAAGTTCAAGGAAACATACAAAAAAT TGTATGGTAAGGAGCTGGAGGAGGATGTAGCGGGGGACACCTCTGGTCACTTCAAACGTCTGCTGATTGGTCTCCTTCAAGCCGACAGAGATGAGAGCAAAGAATTTgacagaaacaaagcaaaacaaGATGCCCAGGCAATCTTTGAGGCCGGAGAAAAGAAGTTGGGAACTGATGAGTCACGATTCAATGTCATCCTGGTCTCAAGGGGCTATGCTCAGCTACGAGCCACATTCCAAGAGTATGCTAAGCTGGCCAACAAAGACATTGAGGACTCGCTAAAGAGCGAGATGTCAGGGGACCTGCTACAGGGAATGCTGGCCATTG ttcgcTGTATTCGGGGCAAGGCCTCCCACTTTGCAAAAGAACTGTACAAATCAATGAAGGGTCTCGGAACGGACGACGATCGTCTCTGTCGGGTCATCGTCTCTCGATGTGAAGTGGACATGGTGCAGATTAAGGAAGAATTCCAGAAACAATACAAGCAGACGCTGGCCATGTTTATTGCT GATGACATCTCTGGGGATTACAAGAATCTATGCTTAGCCCTGATTGGAGAATCTGCTCCCAAGGCAGAAAAGAAGGAGAAGAAAG GTTGGTTTTCATAG
- the LOC128173171 gene encoding ankyrin repeat and SOCS box protein 1-like, translating to MCADLCDPPHAVQCHVDGLGEYLKAGVDVHAVNFLGQTALHQAASIGASGYVGLLVDAGADLEVTDRKGQTPLYIAVFNRHNDTVKLLLERGADPEGSQKNLNTPLCIAIMYKDVEILKLLLEYNASPVVTFSNGRVCAVDFLLSTAIDGGTCFDLIKLLLLHGCDIDYNPRTCRRMAMSPMFACIFFLKPMAVLLMLYEFGCKRWDFNWRDNRLYDRREDNETFKAFVSQKAASPRTLMSICRLHLYRTFQKRPLKFVDPLPLPPTVKDYLKFEDLRFL from the exons ATGTGTGCTGATCTGTGTGACCCTCCGCACGCTGTCCAGTGTCACGTGGATGGGCTAGGGGAATACCTTAAGGCCGGTGTAGATGTACATGCGGTGAATTTCCTGGGACAAACAGCACTACACCAAGCCGCATCTA TTGGGGCCTCTGGTTATGTTGGACTACTGGTTGACGCAGGCGCAGACTTGGAGGTCACAGACAGGAAAGGTCAGACGCCGCTGTACATTGCTGTATTCAATCGCCATAACGACACCGTGAAGTTATTGTTAGAGCGTGGCGCAGATCCTGAGGGGAGTCAGAAGAATCTCAACACGCCATTATGTATTGCTATCATGTACAAAGATGTCGAAATATTGAAG CTTTTATTGGAATACAATGCGAGCCCTGTCGTAACCTTCAGTAACGGTCGAGTCTGCGCAGTGGACTTCCTCCTGTCTACCGCCATTGATGGTGGGACATGCTTTGATCTGATAAAGCTGCTGCTCCTCCATGGCTGTGATATAGACTACAATCCCAGGACATGTCGTAGAATGGCCATGTCTCCGATGTTTGCTTGCATCTTCTTCCTGAAGCCGATGGCCGTCCTGCTGATGTTGTACGAGTTTGGCTGCAAGAGATGGGACTTCAACTGGCGAGATAACCGGCTCTACGACAGACGAGAGGACAACGAGACATTCAAAGCTTTCGTCAGTCAGAAAGCAG CCTCTCCGCGCACCTTGATGTCCATCTGTCGGCTTCATTTATATCGTACCTTCCAGAAAAGACCACTGAAGTTTGTGGATCCTCTACCCCTACCGCCAACCGTGAAGGATTATCTCAAATTTGAAGACCTACGATTTTTGTGA